The DNA window CTTGAAGGAAGACTAGGATTCATCAGGATTTTCGCGAGTTCTAAGATAAGATGAGATGATAGAAAACAAAAGTTAACCTAATCGAGAAAATACCATTCTCTGTAGACCAGAGAGCAATACTGTAGGAGGATTTAATGTTGATGAGAAGATTAATTCAGTTTTTAGCTGTAGTTACCTTTGTTGTAGGCGGTTGGGCAATTGCAGGGCAACAACAAGCCTTTGCCGCGAATTTGAACGGTTTGACTTTGCAATCATCTCCGGTTTTAGCGGTAACGGACTATCGCAATCCGGCAGACGCTAAACTGACCACGGAATTCGGTCAAAAAATCGATCTCAATAATAGCCATGTCCGTGACTTCCGCTCGCTGCGCGGGTTTTATCCCAACCTAGCGGGGACGATCATTCAAAATGCACCCTATAAAAATGTTGAGGATGTGTTGGACATTTCCGGGTTGAGTGAAAGTCAGAAGAAGCGCTTGCAAGCAAACTTAGACCTTTTCACCGTCACCGATGTCGAACCCGCTTATGTTGAAGGGGGCGATCGTTTCAACCCAGGAGTCTACTAAGGGCGTGCTGAGTTGGTAAATTAGGTAAATGCGATAACCCACTCCGAACCAGGGGTGGGTTATTAAGTTCTTTCGCGATCGTCTCATTCTTTTCCCCCTGGAACGTTATGTCTCCTTTTGCTAGCGATGTATCCCTCCCGAAACAGTTTGATGTCATTGTGGTGGGTGCGGGGGCGGCTGGGTTGTATGCTGCGCTGTGCTTGCCGAAATCGTTGCAGGTGGGTCTAATTACGAA is part of the Lusitaniella coriacea LEGE 07157 genome and encodes:
- the psbU gene encoding photosystem II complex extrinsic protein PsbU, whose protein sequence is MRRLIQFLAVVTFVVGGWAIAGQQQAFAANLNGLTLQSSPVLAVTDYRNPADAKLTTEFGQKIDLNNSHVRDFRSLRGFYPNLAGTIIQNAPYKNVEDVLDISGLSESQKKRLQANLDLFTVTDVEPAYVEGGDRFNPGVY